The sequence taggttttttttttctaattatctTATGATATACTTAGATTTTCGACTGAGGctccgttcccgcgggaatgggATAATTGGCCTATGATTGACCTCATAAAGTtaactttatttgtaatttttaagttattaagtaggtacatgaaaaaaatacaaatattttcacttgatatttttgtttagaaaAATTACCTAATATATATACTTCCCTGTcgtaccgtgccgtgtggttcccggcacaaatataaaaaataatagaaccactccctatcttcccatgaatgtcgtaaaaggcgacagcctgtcactatttgaatctaaatcctatcataaagctatacagctgaccgaggcctattagtcttttcaagactgctggctctatctaccccgcaagggatatagacgtgactatatgtgtgttctatcattaagctatctAGTTAAAAACAGGACCTACTATTTAAACCAAGTGACCTTCGAATTATGTGACTatgactgtctaccccgtaaaaaaAATGACGTGTGTATGGTTGTGGTCCCACAGTCGCGTCGTAAATTTAGTTGAGGATACGGAAGCGATGTACCTCCGGTAATTTTTACGGGCAACGAAATATTGATTGGTGACCCCCTGTGACCCCTGTGACCTCTGTGACCCTGGGGTCACCAAGTTGAACGCCCGTGGTGGCTTGCAGCTCGGGAGTGTAAGGGTCGGGACACACTGGGTTTTGTCTATTAGTTTTCatagaaatagaaatagtgccgtgtggttcccggcactattacaaaaaagaataggaccactccatctctttcccatggatgtcgtaaaaggcgactaagggataggcttataaacttaggattcctcttttaggcgatgggctagcaacctgtcactatttgaatctcggttctatcattaagccaaatagctgaacgtggccattcagtcttttcaagactgttggctctgtctaccccgcaagggatatagacgtgaccatatgtatgtatgttttcataGAAGCGACAGTGtgaatattacttaaaattattaataactagaggccgcccgcgactttgtccgcatggaaaccctatcaatcccgcgggaactctgggatgaaaagtagcctatgttttagtctgggtcttcagctacccacatgccaaatttcatcgtgatCGGttgagtagtttttgcgtgaaagagtaacaaacatccatactcacaaactttcgcatttataatattagtatgattaAAAAAGTTGTGCAATATTTTCTGAGATAAAAAGTTAagtctatatatattattgtcccttgcggggtagacagagcaaacaatattttcatgaattTATACCCCGCCATTTTcagtaaacaaataataattgtattaattgaattaattcattattaatatagtttcaaaaataagCTTTTAAAACTCTATGTGCCACCAGCCTTACGAAGCGTTTGGTAGTTGCGACAAAAATGCGGTAATATAGACGGTGATTACGCTATCCGTCTGTCAGTGGCCGTATGCCCTAAACCCTTGCAATTTTCAGATAGAAAATACGACGCAAATGTTCTGGAAAAATCTTTGGAATTCTGTCTTAAGCCGTTTTGTCTGATTCTCTGCAGTAAAGTCTAGTTAAACCGATCTTGATGAAATCGTGGTCGTTATGTAGTGAAAGGTTGGGGTTAAGAATCTATACTGTTAAGACGAGCTTGTATAAAATGTTTGATAAATGTagatttgccgtgtggttcccggcactaaaagaaaaagaatagaaatcactccaactctttcccatggatgtcgtaaaggcgactaaggaataggcttataaacttgggattattttagaataaaatgtacaatccaatcgggatttcaatgtaatttgttgtatacaaagataAATTGAACCAGAGCAAACttgaaaaaatcttcaaaAGACAAATTACTAACCTCAAAAAGAAAGATAATACCGCCCAAGATTAAGGGCTGCCGGTGTCCGCCAAATTATCGTAGAAAAAAGTTATTGACATCCCATTTAAATTCCCGTAGGCAGAAACTTGTTTTCTCATGTCTAACCCTGGCTGCCGGCCAAAATGTTGACaattttatactaaaatgTCATTGACTCGCTCTCCCCAAATCCATCATGGCTGGCCTTGGTCGAGGCCAGCAAATTTTTTATCTGTCTGGATTTATTGGCCCACTGTCACTGAAAGAATGCTGTTTTGCTGCAAATTCTTGTCATATATGTGTGTCAgaatggcgggtgtacctcacggattttaatatctgttttggattaaaaacgtacctgatgtgtacctcagtgtacctatcctaaaaatctgtgtaccttcttctatgtaaagatttttaataaaataggtacacccgcggtcctgacgtcaggaccgcgggtgtacttctagttagcatatgtaagtaagttaactgtatatgtagatttggtacctcttgtgtacctgcagaaacaaatattaaataaataaaaaatattaagggtgctgagaaaatgtaaaaaaacattttttttcatgttaaaattttatttttcttttttttgtaactggcCAGTTATGACACATTCTGaacaaaacagaaaagaagttgcacaatacaaattataattaacatatatCAACAACAAAATGTTAATGTATAAATGATCTAGTTCTAGTTCATTACTACAGTATATacttttatgtaggtatccTTCCGAGGCAAGCGATGGGAGTGTTATGACGATCTTCGTAATAATGTAAGAAAAAGCTAAATGTATGATTTCAGAATGTGACCTTTAtagattgaaatatttttttgtaatatacataaatatatattttgtgatttagGAATGTTAcaattctgtacataaatgtataatcacatacagacagatactagagtgatcctataagagttcctttttttttatttttattttttttcattttcgcagcacccttaatattttttatttatttaaaatttgtttctgcaggtacacaagaggtaccaaatctacatatacagttaacttacttacatatgctaactagaagtacacccgcggtcctgacgtcaggaccgcgggtgtacctattttattaaaaatctttacatagaagaaggtacacagatttttaggataggtacactgaggtacacatcaggtacgtttttaatccaaaacagatattaaaatccgtgaggtacacccgccattcTGACACACATTGTCATATTTGTTGATGACACAATTTGAGTATCCACAACACAAAACGCCTGTGCGTGATAAATTTCTTTCAAACATTTTCCAATCTGcgtaaacaaaatttgttcATGATCACTAGAAAAATTTAGCTTTTGTTTGAATTGTAGTGGGTTGATTTGTTAGCGAGGCTTTTCCAAAAACAGAATGTAATGTACTATACCAGCAGCTATAGTTCTACCAAACTCTCTAAAAGCGCTCTCTTTCTTGACTCCCTACAAAATCTCTTATCCCTGTGACTGTAGAGACAACGTCTCACCCCTTGTCTTAATACTAATTACCCAAAATTTTGCTCAGAACTGGATCTAAAGGTGCCAAATGATCACGCGATTGTTTCTTTTGGATTACTGTTTGAACTTCAcgttattattgaaataataagcaATGTGTGGACTCAAACATCTTATTGACAAGAGCATCAAACATAGTCCCGTCGAGTTGTCTAAAACTACGATTTGTTCCAATGGTGTGACGTCGTGCCGCTTCGGTCAAACCCCTGGGGGGTCTTTGCTTTTGGACTACTACAGCGCTCACCGAGTTTAGTAGCTGAGGATTGCTCTGGCAgctacttgctggatctcTTGTCTGTAGTTTAACCCACGCCCtctttaaatttgttaaaatagtCCCAATAAAGGTTGATGTAGTTATTCAATGGatctttaaattatctctCTTACATGCGACTTTTTACCTTAATGACACAATTGTCATGAATTTTCTTTTGGGCTTATTCACCGAAATAAgctatagtgccgtgtggttcccggcaccattacaaaaaagaaacggaccactccatctctttcccagtggatgtcgtaaaaggcgactaagggataggcttgggattcctcttttaggcgatgggctagcaacctgtcactatttgaatctcaattctatcattaagccaaatagctgaacgtggccattaggtcttttcaaggctgttggctttgtctaccccgcaagggatatagacgtgaccatgtgtatgtatgtatgtaagataagCTACAAgaagcttaattattcgtctGTTTGTTGCAGGCAAGTCGCCGTTTTTCCCAGGCGTGGAGGAGGCGGCGGTGGCGGCGGGCGCCGCGGGCGCCGGCTCGCCCTCCGTGCCCTCGGACCAAGCGCAGGATGTCGTGTCCAGGCTCAGTGCGGCTGGTAAGTCTCCTATAGCTCCAGACTAAATTTAGCTCAGAAGATCCTAaaggaaaggtcggagtgggaagacctaggacgaacgtatcttgatcaaattaaggacgtcctggtaaaggtcaaaagtacccgaaaccgccgagcttgcatgaagagttatgaatgtggatgaagcgaaggaagtatgcagagatcgtggcaagtggaaagaggtagtctctgcctacccctccgggaaagaggcgtgattttatgtatgtatgtatgtatgtagatcaTAAGAGGCGTACCAATATAAGGTGCGGCTGATGAGACGTGTGCATACGGATTAGCAGATACCTGGACATCTTCCCGTCATGACGAGGTGGCACAGCTATCCTCCGTACTTTGATAGTTGCAGTATAGTGATGGAATGCTGCAGACTAATGATGGAACTGCAGAGGCAAAGGTATAAGCGTCATTTCAAGGCGCAATGCTGGCAAGTGCTTTCAATAGTTGCAGTCAGTTGGGTGAGTGATGGGAGAAGCCATAAAGACGAAAGCGgaggatgaataataaataaatattacgaattacgagatactaactcaacgataaaatatagtttcgttgagttagtatctcgtaattcgttatatttatttattattcatcctcCTTCTTAGGAtctcaaatgttttttttttaaccagaTCCTGATGTTTAACGCTTGACGTGGACCAGTTATCCAATTTTTATCCAATTTTTCCAGGTCTATCCATGTGCGTGAGCGCGCTCGGCTCGCCCGCTCGCTCGTCGCCCGTCTCCGCCGGCTCGGAGCACGGCGAGCGGTTCAGTAGGAAAGTGTTCGTTGGGGGCCTACCACCAGACATTGACGAGGGTGAGTTTGCAATGATTTTAGAGGAGAATACTGAAGAGTGGAGGGGGAAATCCCACAACCACCCATGGCTctaccaacatacatacatacatatggtcacgtctatgtcccttgcagacagagccaacagctatttggcttaatgatagaattgtgatttaaatagtgacaggttgctagcccatcgcctaaaaagaatcccgagtttgtaagcctatccattagtcgccttttacgacatccatggcaaagaaatggggtggtcctgttctttttgtattggtgccgagaaccacacggctctacCAACCTTCTGATAATATGAGTCGATGTGTGGGAGGAGTAGGCTGCTCTCGCGTTTAggtttaaagaatttattctcaAAAAAGTCAACAAAATCCACTTACATGAGAACAAAAGAGATAAAAGTTCTTAAAACTTAACAGCAGTCCCGTATTTAATTAAGGGTAATATCCAGggtatattatacattattttttggttgaaCGATAACAAGCACAAAGAATAAAGCaaagaacaaacaaatactAAAAACTAATTCTCATAGAGTGagcagtttttaataatttttacttaccCTAACAGCGCCATTTGTCTTGACTCcctaaaaaatagttttgccATGCTACAAGGGCAGGTTCAAAAGCACAGCGATGAAGGGAAAttctatgtacctacttacttgtAGTTATGTGGGGAACAATCGTCTGGCCtaaattactataaaaataatagaaattttttcttttatgaaaCATCAAACATTtgttggtaatttttttttatacaactgTGTGTAGTCGGTCTGAGTTGTGgttaaagaactttatttctcaaagaaatttacatttcacttacagagaaaacatttaaaataaatatgtacatttgttGGTGTGAGaattcaaatacatattacatatttttaataaaaataaaaataagtcggTAGTTGCATATATAGCCGCTCGCTGCTAACTTACTAAACACAAGTTTATGTTGAACTAACAATATTTTGGTAAACACTAATGACCCCTTTTTGAAGCCAACTAGTTTTTCTATTATTGAAAAGCCCTTATCAAGGATATAGTATTGCGTCGCCTAGCAACATACGTGTACACATTATTACCTCTTGCTGCTTGAAGGTTGATCATTAACGTTAAGGGACAATTATACGAGTAATTGTCATGTCCTTCGTACCTTCTGCATTgaaattgacggcctctgtgttCGAATCCTGGCACCAAAAGAAACAAACTAAATAAGAGCTTTTAAagagaattggaccactcccatctttttgccatggatgccgtaaaaggtgactaagagatgggcttataaacttgaaattcttcttttaggcgatgggctagcaacatgtctcTATTTGGTTCTCAACTCTATATCATATTATatcatttacgacatccatggaaacgagatggagtggtccttttctttttattattggtgccgggaaccacacggtttacACATATCTCTCATTCATTCAGCCTATAGCTACAAGCATTTTCTGCCAGTCAACCTTTAGATTCAATCCTATCTTATCATTGGATTCCATTAGATCTAACTTAAATAGGTCAAGCactgttaaaatatataaatataaccaaTGTTGCCAGCCTATTGTGTGAAAGACGAACACAATACACCGCCGGCCTGGTTCTATACAATGAGCGGTCGCGATAGCCCGGATTTTCACGGCGTTTTGACAAGGAAAAACGCTATGATTCTGATATCTGATTTCAATTGGTAGGCATTGTCTGGGACTGCCTGAATTTTGAACTCGtatttaatcacgtctctataaTTTACGGGGTGGAAAGTCTTAAAGAGACTACGGTTGATCTGTGATGGACATGCTGGatgtcttaatgatggaattttaattgagatagtgacagattgctttATTAGTCTAAGCGTAGAAGAATCCCCGAGTTTGGAAGCCTTTTTATCGATTTACTTTTACTAACGcgtgaagaaaatatttacattttttggtACAAAACCAGCATGTCTGTGGTACTTTTAACAAGTGTAAGGGGTCCGATTTAAGGAAGCACATCTAACCTCTAAgttgtattgtattttgtcATACTCCTTAACCCTGTTTTAGTCCTTGGTggtaataaaaatctatttatatgtCTGCATAGCCAACAAATGCATCGTAACGTTCTCTTCTCTGTTCACGTCACTGTGTATGTCAAACaaacccaaaggttgactggaagagattgcattagcgataagtctccgcctttgtaccatctctatctgtattgtgctgttttgtatttttgactcttatggtgcaataaagagttttatctatctatgtcTTTTTCGCTTAGAGAGTCGGTGGTCGAtttggtaaggtgcccggttaaatgCGTGTgccgcaaaaaggcacaggttctaATCCCACCCCGGCCATGTACTTAAGACTATTTTTCGAAGTCATGTACATTAGTTGAAAAGTAATcgatgttcttacggtgaaggaaaacattgtgaggaaacctgtacaaTTGAGtcatgatagatagatagatagactctttattgcaacataagaaaaagaaaaacaggaaaaaaaaacaggtagtcaatgaggtacaaaggcggacttatcgctaaagcaatctcttccagtcaaccttagggtgggaggaaattaaaaataatcatgatcgatccaatacgggttaggttcccttgcaaagttgcgaaggtcagacgggaatcgcctcgtgtaaaaacctgactcacccaatccaggatccatggtcaaaggcataccccgggctcatCTCCAGAGCGctgagaatgcaaccgggactaaagccaggagaaagaagatatATGTCTTCTTTCACATATACTACTGCTTTATGAGACGCTGATGATAGATCTTTTGTTGCAGATGAGATAACATCTTCGTTCCGGCGGTTCGGTCCGCTGGTGGTGGACTGGCCCCACAAAGCGGAGAGCAAGAGCTACTTCCCGCCTAAGGGTTACGCGTTTCTACTGTTCCAGGCATGTTTttggacacatacatacattcataactcactcCTCTTTCCCGCAAGGCacagaccacatctttccacttgccacgatccctgcatactttctcGATTCAGACATAAttatcttcatgcaagctcgacggtttcgggtactattGACTCAGGTCAATAGAAGGTCAAACGTTCTAGTAAAAGGTCAGCCTTTtactagaacgtctccgaatTAACGTAGAATGTTTTTGTACTTCTTTCTTAATGACTCTTGTTTATCAATGGTTAGTCTTCAATGCATTATACAGTTTCTAAAGCTTTGTGATGCCCATGTCATGATATCTATACTGATATGAAGAGACAGTGGACTTAATTTTCAGTTTAATTGACAAGTTTGATAACTGGCGAATGTCTTTTTGGAAATCTTTcacattaattttgttttttccaAGTACCTATCGTAATGCCAACATTCAGCTAAATTACGAATGGGTTCTCTGCTACCGCTTTTGTCTTTAGCAGCATGCTTTCTTGATGccctaaaataacttttatacaCTTTGGTATCTTTGGGTAAGAATaactgagaaaaaaatatgacggTGGAGTCAAAATAAAGTTTGATCCATTGCTTTGAGgtagtagttttaaaaaaatcacacagATGGCGCCATTAATAGAAGAGATAAAGAACCATCCAATATACGGTTCCATTCCCCTACCCTTTTATCGATGGGGGAGCTGACTATCACGTTAGGTATTCCTGACGAAGCCGTGTCTAATTTTGTCCTAAGTAGATTCTtaattagtacatacatacatatggtcacgtctatatcccttgcggagcagacagagccaccagtctcgaaaagactgaatggccacgttcagctatttggcttaatgatagaattgagattcaaatagtgacaggttgccagcccatcgcctaaaaaagaatcccaagtttgtaagcctaccccttggtcgccttttacgacatccatgggaaggaaatggactggtcctattctttttttgtataggtgccgggaactacacggcactgccgggaaacacacggcactcgTTAATTTGTCCAAGTCATTGTTCCAGGACGAGAGCTCAGTGGCCGCGCTGATGGAGGCCTGCATCACGGACGAGGACAAGCTGTACCTGTGCGTGTCGTCGCCCACCATCCGCGACAAGCCCGTCCAGATCCGGCCGTGGCGGCTCGCCGACGCCGACTTTGTGCTGGACGCCAGCATGCCCCTGGACCCGAGGAAGACTGTGTTTGTGGGCGGGGTGCCGCGTCCGCTCAAAGCTGGTGAGTGGATCAACGCTTTTTAATAGTAATTTGCCCGAAGAAACCGAAGAACTGGACAATAAAGAAGTAGTCGCTGATGCCGACTTTAACCTGGACCCGAGGAAGACTGTGTTTGTGGGCGGGGTGCCGCGTCCGCTCAAAGCTGGTGAGTGGATCAACGcttttaaatagtaaattgCCCGAAGTAACCGAAGAACTGGACAATAAAGAAGTAGTCGCTGATGCCGACTTTACCCTGGATCCTAGGAAGACTGTGTTTGTGGGCGGGGTGCCGCGTCCGCTCAAAGCTGGTGAGTTGATCaacgctttttttttaagaaatttgacCAAAGTAACCGAAGAACTGGACAATAAAGAAGTGGTTTCTAAAGAATCTCCACCATTCGCTGATGCAGACTTTACCCTGGATCCTAGGAAGACTGTTTGTGGGTGGAGTGCCGCGTCCGCTCAAAGCTGGTGAGTTGATGAACgcttttttataagaaatttgaCCAAAGTAACCGAAGAACTGGACAATAAAGAAGTAGCTTCAAAAGGTTCCTCACAGTTCGTGACAAGCCCGTGCAGATCCGGCCGTGGCGGCTCGCTGATGCCGACTTTGTGCTGGACGCCAGCATGCCCCTGGACCCGAGACTAGActttaaaacttgggattatttttttaggcgatgggctagcgacctgtcactatttgaatctcaattctatcttaaaggcAAATAGCTGAGGGTggccctatcagtcttttcaagactgttggctctgtctactccgcaagggatatagacgtgataatcaCTTctacatagacgtgaccatatgtataagAAATATTGATCTTAATCCTGTTTGTTGCAGTGGAGCTGGCGATGATAATGGACCGGCTGTACGGCGGCGTGTGCTACGCCGGCATAGACACTGACCCCGAGCTCAAATACCCCAAGGTAAGGCTTTTGGcacctttatttatattcgaCCTCCCTCCGTGATGTAATctgtgttcccagttgcaccctcgaTGTGATCTGTGTTCCCAGTTGCGCCCTCCATGTGATctgtgttcccagttgcaccctcaaTGTGATctgtgttcccagttgcaccctgtCACAAATAATATCCATATTCCATGTTTTCGTTAGTAATATCAAGCAATGATTTCTTGAGTCTGTTtgtatattgatttattgtattgttgtaggatacataaaaacatattgtgacgtctatatccctcgcgggatAGACATAAGCAACTACctatcttgaaaagactgataagccatgttcagctgttaagcttaattatagaattgaaatcCAAATTAATAGTAAcaagttactagcccatcgccttaatggagaatcccaagtttgaaaacctatcccttagtcgccttttacgtaatccatgggaaacagacgcgagtggttctattctattcctttttcaattcgtgccgggcaccacactgcacttgtgatacctttgttttttaattgtttttatatttatttattgtttgttgtttttttatttattaatatttaattgtttttttattatttatttatttatttgcaggGCGCGGGCCGAGTGGCGTTCTCCAACCAGCAGTCGTACATCGCGGCGATTTCTGCGCGATTCGTGCAGTTGCAACACGGCGACATTGACAAGCGTGTTgaggtttgttttttttttatacctctTTATACGTTACGGGGAAGACTGGGCCAATGGTCAGATAGAGTTACGCCATTTTg is a genomic window of Amyelois transitella isolate CPQ chromosome 28, ilAmyTran1.1, whole genome shotgun sequence containing:
- the LOC106133713 gene encoding cytoplasmic polyadenylation element-binding protein 2; translated protein: MGELQYPGAPGVDDERQYRAPFRRAPQYRWPAPQPPQPSAFAPWRRAPAPPRPPDYRRSASYPGKPDEPFQERGGLDNMRSLEHYLTDIMRADTSDHMKGKSPFFPGVEEAAVAAGAAGAGSPSVPSDQAQDVVSRLSAAGLSMCVSALGSPARSSPVSAGSEHGERFSRKVFVGGLPPDIDEDEITSSFRRFGPLVVDWPHKAESKSYFPPKGYAFLLFQDESSVAALMEACITDEDKLYLCVSSPTIRDKPVQIRPWRLADADFVLDASMPLDPRKTVFVGGVPRPLKAVELAMIMDRLYGGVCYAGIDTDPELKYPKGAGRVAFSNQQSYIAAISARFVQLQHGDIDKRVEVKPYVLDDQMCDECAGARCGSKFAPFFCANVTCLQYYCEHCWATIHSRPGREFHKPLVKEGADRPRAVPFRWC